One genomic window of Cygnus olor isolate bCygOlo1 chromosome 3, bCygOlo1.pri.v2, whole genome shotgun sequence includes the following:
- the ABCG8 gene encoding ATP-binding cassette sub-family G member 8: MEGPPENIPLEGGGWSQAAQETKAQDSIFCSEEDNSLYFTYSGKSNVLEVKELNYQVNTASQIPWYEKLTQMQMPWTWNSGPNSHVSVIQNLNLKVRSGQMLAIIGSTGGGKTSLLDVITCRDHGGKIKSGQIMINNKPSTPQLVKKCIAHVRQDDRLLPHLTVRETLLFVAKLRLPKFFSDSQKEKRVEDVIAELRLRQCANTRVGNEYLRGVSGGERRRVSIGVQLLWNPGILILDEPTSGLDSFTAHNLVITLSRLARGNRLVLLSLHQPRSDIFQLFDLVLLMSSGVTVYSGTAKDMVQYFTELGYPCPRYSNPADFYVDLASIDKQTAEKEIESRKRANILASLFLEKIKNFDDFLWKINEDDNVVNTVSQKSDQLPGVLRQFTVLLSRQVSNDFRDLPTLLVHGVEALIMSLLIGFLYYGHGESRLSIRDTTALLYMIGALIPFTVILDVIAKCHSERAMLYHDLENGMYSVSPYFFAKILGELPEHCAFVLIYGVPIYWLANLMPEPEHFLLNFLSVWLAVYCARVMALWVAALLPTLQLSAFFGNVLFTSFYLSGGFVVSLENLWTVPFWVSKVSFLRWNFQGMMQIQFTESKYEMTVGNVTLQIPGKLVIKSMGLDSQPLYVSYLILGGNIIGFLLLYYLSLRFIKQKSNQDW, encoded by the exons ATGGAGGGACCCCCCGAGAACATCCCGCTGGAAGGTGGTGGCTGGAGCCAGGCAGCACAGGAG ACCAAGGCCCAGGACAGTATCTTTTGCTCTGAAGAAGATAACAGCCTGTATTTCACATACAGTGGAAAATCAAATGTTCTTGAGGTCAAAGAACTCAACTACCAG gTTAACACGGCATCCCAGATTCCCTGGTATGAGAAACTCACGCAGATGCAAATGCCATGGACCTGGAACTCAGGTCCTAATTCTCATGTGTCAGTAATCCAgaatctgaatttaaaagttCGAAGTGGTCAGATGCTAGCTATTATAGGAAGCACTG GTGGCGGAAAGACATCCTTGCTTGACGTGATAACCTGCCGGGATCACGGAGGCAAAATCAAGTCTGGACAAATCATGATCAATAACAAACCCAGCACTCCCCAGCTTGTTAAGAAATGCATTGCACACGTGCGGCAGGATGACCGACTGCTCCCCCACCTGACTGTCAGAGAAACGCTATTGTTCGTTGCCAAACTGCGCCTTCCAAAGTTTTTCTCAGactcacaaaaagaaaaaagg GTGGAAGATGTTATAGCAGAACTACGCTTGCGTCAGTGTGCAAACACGAGGGTAGGCAACGAATACCTCCGTGGTGTTTCAGGAGGCGAGAGGCGGAGAGTGAGCATCGGTGTGCAGCTGCTCTGGAACCCAG GAATACTGATACTTGATGAACCCACATCTGGACTGGACAGTTTTACTGCACACAACCTCGTAATAACATTATCCAGACTGGCCAGAGGAAACAGATTAGTTCTTCTTTCACTGCATCAGCCCCGGTCAGATATCTTCCAACTCTTTGATTTAGTTCTCCTGATGTCTTCTGGAGTCACTGTCTATTCTGGAACAGCCAAAGACATGGTCCAGTATTTCACAGAACTAGGCTATCCCTGCCCGAGGTACAGCAATCCTGCAGATTTCTATG TTGATTTGGCCAGCATTGATAAACAGACTGCAGAAAAGGAGATAGAGAGCCgaaaaagagcaaatattcTTGCCAGCTTGTTCCTagaaaaaatcaagaattttgATGATTTCTTATGGAAAATTAATGAAGACGACAATGTTGTGAACACGGTCAGCcaaaaaag TGATCAGTTACCAGGCGTCTTAAGGCAGTTCACTGTATTATTAAG tcGTCAAGTCTCCAATGACTTCAGAGATCTTCCAACGCTACTAGTCCATGGAGTTGAGGCCCTCATCATGTCATTATTAATTGGATTTTTGTACTATGGCCATGGAGAAAGCAGACTCTCCATTCGTGACACAACAGCACTGTTGTACATGATAGGTGCACTAATCCCATTCACAGTGATTTTGGATGTCATTGCCAAAT GTCATTCAGAAAGAGCTATGCTTTATCATGACTTGGAAAATGGAATGTATTCTGTTAGCCCATACTTCTTTGCTAAG ATTTTGGGGGAACTCCCTGAGCATTGTGCTTTTGTTCTAATTTATGGGGTTCCCATCTATTGGCTGGCAAACCTCATGCCTGAACCAGAGCATTTCCTGCTGAACTTCCTGTCAGTGTGGCTGGCTGTGTATTGTGCCCGTGTGATGGCACTTTGGGTGGCAGCACTGTTGCCAACCTTACAGCTCTCAGCTTTCTTTGGCAACGTCCTTTTCACATCATTCTACCTGAGTGGTGGTTTTGTGGTAAGCCTGGAAAACCTCTGGACAG ttccgTTTTGGGTTTCTAAAGTGTCTTTTCTAAGATGGAATTTCCAAGGCATGATGCAAATTCAGTTCACTGAATCCAAATATGAAATGACTGTTGGAAACGTTACTCTTCAAATTCCAGGAAAACTTGTAA TTAAGTCTATGGGCCTGGATTCACAGCCTCTCTACGTAAGCTATCTCATCCTTGGTGGCAATATTATTGGTTTCCTGCTTTTATACTACTTATCATTAAGATTCATCaagcaaaaatcaaaccaaGACTGGTAA